From Triticum urartu cultivar G1812 chromosome 2, Tu2.1, whole genome shotgun sequence, a single genomic window includes:
- the LOC125541064 gene encoding flowering-promoting factor 1-like protein 5, with the protein MAAGGVWVFKNGVMELEQEATSRKALVYVPANETMRSLEALERRLGSLGWERYYEDRAIVQLHKRGGVDLISIPRDFSRLRSTHMYDVVVKNRDQFKVVDL; encoded by the coding sequence atggCGGCGGGGGGCGTGTGGGTGTTCAAGAACGGGGTGATGGAGCTGGAGCAGGAAGCGACGAGCCGGAAGGCGCTGGTGTACGTGCCGGCGAACGAGACGATGAGGTCGCTCGAGGCGCTGGAGCGGCGGCTGGGGTCGCTGGGTTGGGAGCGCTACTACGAGGACCGCGCCATCGTGCAGCTCCACAAGCGCGGCGGCGTCGACCTCATCTCCATTCCCCGGGACTTCTCCAGGCTCCGCTCCACCCATATGTATGACGTCGTCGTCAAGAACCGCGACCAGTTCAAGGTCGTCGACCTCTAG